In Paraburkholderia phenazinium, the following are encoded in one genomic region:
- a CDS encoding portal protein — translation MAEADLKPGQKAYGDKSTPETMKLREHADTLLVAMKTDRYSWWTHWREISDYLIPRRYKWLITPNQGNRGSPINQRIVDNTGTIALRVLAAGMMSGITSPGRPWFKLSTNNDTLNDNSNVKLWLAECERRMETVFAESNFYTSLATVYGDLGAFGTGVLIIYQDYDDVIRCYNTCAGEYFLQNDDRQDVGIFAREFVLTCKQVAERFGKENCSPTVQQAVDQGGAALTREIIIGHLIEPNDDLVPKAPGMGSMPWREMYWERGTANNTLLRLKGFWEKPFIAPRWDIIGNDAYGRSPGMDALGDLKQLQVEQKRKAQAIDKHVNPPMLADASLKNEPASMIPGGVTYVNGAAQGIGFKPIYEITPDLTGLVQDIETVQARIKATFFNDLFMMISQLDTVRTATEIDARKEEKLIQLGPVLERFENEALDPAINCTFDIMLRGGLFPPIPRELSGQKIKVEYISMLAEAQKAASTASVERLAQFVGNLAGAVPGALDNVDWDEMIDEYADMLGVSPKIIMATAKVQAIRAKRAQETQQQAAMQNSLAAVQGAQGLSQTDVGGGQNALQKIMGGA, via the coding sequence ATGGCCGAAGCCGATCTCAAGCCAGGGCAGAAAGCCTACGGGGACAAGTCAACCCCGGAGACGATGAAGCTGCGCGAGCATGCGGATACGCTGCTCGTCGCCATGAAGACAGACAGATATTCATGGTGGACTCACTGGCGTGAGATTTCGGACTATCTGATTCCGCGTCGTTACAAGTGGCTGATCACCCCGAACCAGGGCAACCGCGGCTCGCCGATCAATCAGCGCATCGTGGATAACACTGGCACGATCGCACTGCGCGTGCTCGCTGCCGGCATGATGTCGGGCATCACGAGCCCCGGCCGCCCGTGGTTCAAGCTGTCGACGAACAACGACACGCTCAACGACAACTCGAACGTCAAGCTGTGGCTTGCCGAGTGCGAGCGTCGCATGGAGACCGTGTTCGCGGAGTCAAACTTCTACACGTCGCTCGCCACGGTCTACGGCGATCTCGGTGCCTTTGGCACTGGTGTGCTGATCATCTATCAGGATTATGACGATGTGATCCGGTGCTACAACACGTGCGCTGGTGAGTACTTTCTACAAAACGATGATCGGCAGGACGTCGGCATCTTTGCGCGCGAGTTCGTTCTCACGTGCAAGCAGGTTGCTGAGCGCTTTGGCAAAGAGAATTGCAGCCCTACGGTTCAGCAGGCTGTCGATCAGGGCGGCGCCGCGCTGACGCGCGAGATCATCATCGGCCATCTGATCGAGCCCAATGATGATCTGGTCCCCAAGGCGCCGGGCATGGGCAGCATGCCGTGGCGCGAGATGTACTGGGAACGCGGCACAGCGAACAACACGCTACTCAGGCTGAAGGGGTTCTGGGAAAAGCCTTTCATCGCGCCGCGATGGGACATCATCGGCAACGACGCCTACGGCCGTTCGCCGGGCATGGATGCGCTGGGTGATCTGAAGCAGTTGCAGGTCGAGCAGAAGCGCAAGGCGCAGGCGATCGACAAGCACGTGAATCCGCCGATGCTGGCCGATGCGAGCCTGAAGAATGAGCCGGCCAGCATGATCCCTGGCGGTGTGACCTACGTGAATGGCGCTGCGCAGGGCATCGGATTCAAGCCGATCTATGAGATCACCCCTGATCTCACGGGCCTCGTGCAGGACATCGAGACCGTCCAGGCGCGCATCAAGGCGACCTTCTTCAACGATCTCTTCATGATGATCAGCCAGCTCGACACGGTTCGCACGGCGACCGAGATCGACGCTCGCAAGGAAGAGAAGCTGATCCAGCTCGGGCCCGTTCTGGAGCGATTCGAGAATGAAGCCCTTGACCCGGCAATCAATTGCACGTTCGACATCATGCTTCGTGGCGGGCTCTTCCCGCCGATCCCGCGCGAACTGTCTGGTCAGAAAATCAAGGTTGAGTACATCAGCATGCTGGCCGAGGCTCAGAAGGCCGCAAGCACGGCTAGCGTTGAACGCCTTGCCCAGTTCGTTGGAAACCTGGCTGGGGCTGTTCCGGGGGCGCTGGACAACGTCGACTGGGACGAAATGATTGACGAGTACGCCGACATGCTAGGCGTCTCGCCCAAGATCATCATGGCGACCGCCAAAGTTCAGGCGATCCGCGCGAAGCGTGCGCAGGAAACCCAACAGCAAGCCGCAATGCAAAACAGTCTTGCCGCAGTGCAGGGCGCGCAAGGGCTCAGCCAGACGGATGTCGGCGGTGGCCAGAATGCCCTGCAGAAGATCATGGGAGGTGCTTGA
- a CDS encoding terminase, which translates to MGAAANVQVELVEEAARYCSDPLGFVIFAFPWGSGELQAHLGPDDWQRDILTEIGAKLRAGDINVTQAIQIAVASGHGIGKSALVSWVILWAMCTFEDTRGVVTANTDAQLRTKTWAELAKWYRRCIFASWFEFTATALYARDEAHSKTWRIDMVPWSERNTEAFAGLHNQGKRVVLIFDEASAIPKIIWETAEGALTDKDTQIIWAVFGNPTRNTGRFRECFGSLKHRWITRQIDSRTARMTNKEQLAQWVVDYGEDSDFVRVRVRGVFPRAGSTQFIGSDIVEAAASREAHAGVYDALVLGVDPARFGDDESVIYIRKGRDGSTHKPIKFRGLDNMQLAARVAEQYEFYRADAIFVDGGGTGSGVVDRLRQLRIPVIEVQFGASPDRSQPGQEAVAYANKAAEMWGVMKEWLKTGGSIPHDDTDLHSQLTDREYGFVLRDGRDAIQLESKKDMKKRGLSSPDIADALALTFAYPVQPNANAGRAAAFNKPMVQHDYDPFHVDQT; encoded by the coding sequence ATGGGTGCGGCTGCCAACGTTCAGGTCGAGCTGGTTGAAGAAGCCGCGCGCTATTGCAGCGACCCTTTGGGTTTCGTCATATTTGCGTTCCCCTGGGGCTCAGGCGAACTTCAAGCCCATCTGGGCCCTGACGACTGGCAGCGCGACATCCTGACCGAGATCGGCGCGAAGCTGCGCGCCGGCGACATCAACGTCACTCAGGCGATCCAGATTGCAGTCGCGAGTGGCCACGGCATCGGCAAGTCTGCTCTTGTGTCGTGGGTGATCCTGTGGGCGATGTGCACGTTTGAGGACACGCGCGGCGTCGTAACAGCCAACACGGACGCGCAGCTTCGAACAAAGACATGGGCAGAGCTGGCCAAGTGGTATCGGCGCTGCATTTTCGCTTCATGGTTTGAATTCACGGCGACTGCTCTCTATGCCCGCGACGAAGCTCACTCAAAGACATGGCGAATCGACATGGTTCCGTGGAGCGAACGAAACACTGAGGCGTTCGCGGGTCTCCACAACCAGGGCAAACGGGTCGTCCTCATATTCGACGAAGCTTCCGCCATCCCTAAGATCATCTGGGAAACAGCGGAAGGTGCGCTGACCGACAAGGACACGCAGATCATCTGGGCTGTGTTCGGCAACCCAACGCGGAACACGGGCCGTTTCCGCGAATGCTTCGGCAGCTTGAAGCATCGCTGGATCACGAGGCAGATCGACAGCCGCACGGCGCGGATGACGAACAAGGAACAGCTAGCCCAGTGGGTGGTCGACTATGGAGAAGATTCTGACTTCGTTCGTGTTCGTGTACGGGGCGTGTTCCCTCGTGCGGGATCTACTCAGTTTATCGGCTCAGATATCGTTGAGGCGGCCGCATCACGCGAGGCTCATGCTGGCGTCTATGATGCCCTTGTGCTGGGCGTCGATCCTGCTCGCTTTGGTGACGATGAGTCCGTGATCTATATCAGGAAGGGCCGCGATGGATCAACCCACAAGCCAATCAAGTTCCGCGGACTCGACAACATGCAGCTCGCGGCCCGGGTCGCGGAGCAGTACGAGTTTTACCGGGCCGATGCGATATTTGTCGACGGAGGCGGAACTGGCTCAGGAGTTGTTGACCGTCTACGCCAGTTGCGGATCCCGGTTATCGAAGTTCAATTCGGAGCGTCGCCCGATCGCTCGCAGCCTGGGCAAGAAGCCGTAGCGTACGCAAACAAGGCCGCCGAGATGTGGGGCGTGATGAAAGAATGGCTTAAAACTGGTGGGTCGATTCCGCACGACGACACGGATCTCCATTCTCAACTGACAGATCGCGAGTACGGCTTCGTCCTGCGTGACGGGCGAGACGCAATCCAGCTCGAGTCGAAAAAGGATATGAAGAAGCGCGGCCTTTCGTCCCCAGACATCGCCGACGCGCTTGCATTGACGTTTGCCTATCCTGTGCAGCCCAATGCGAACGCTGGTCGTGCGGCGGCTTTCAACAAGCCGATGGTGCAGCACGATTACGATCCTTTTCACGTCGATCAGACTTAG